A genomic window from Candidatus Fusobacterium pullicola includes:
- a CDS encoding radical SAM protein encodes MKHYNIPIFISHFGCPNSCVFCNQKKINGRETDVTMEDLKNTIEMYLETLPKNSKKEVAFFGGTFTGISMKLQEEYLKTAYEYIKKGDIAGIRLSTRPDCINDEIVAQLKKYGVTSVELGVQSLDEKVLLATERYYPVSVVEEACKTIKKYGIELGIQLMIGLPQSTDENDYETAVKALSMKPDMVRIYPTLVIKNTKMEKMFLDGEYLPLSLEGAIERTRKIYALLESNNINIIRVGLQPSEDLREDGVVLSGPFHPAFRELVETEIYYDFLKKIIAEERKLEIIANEKDISKIVGIKKANRVRLKEYFNIKIDNSIEKDNIVVNGKKYSRLDVLRGELK; translated from the coding sequence ATGAAGCACTATAATATTCCAATATTTATAAGTCATTTTGGATGTCCTAACTCTTGTGTATTTTGTAATCAAAAAAAGATAAATGGTAGAGAGACAGATGTTACAATGGAGGATTTAAAGAATACTATAGAGATGTACTTAGAAACTCTTCCAAAGAATTCCAAGAAAGAAGTGGCTTTCTTTGGTGGAACTTTTACAGGGATCTCTATGAAACTCCAAGAAGAATACTTAAAGACAGCATATGAATATATAAAAAAAGGTGATATTGCTGGAATTAGGTTATCTACAAGACCAGATTGTATAAATGATGAGATAGTAGCTCAATTAAAAAAATATGGGGTAACTTCTGTAGAATTAGGTGTACAATCTTTAGATGAGAAGGTTTTATTAGCAACCGAAAGATATTACCCAGTAAGTGTTGTTGAAGAAGCTTGTAAAACAATAAAAAAATATGGAATAGAATTAGGAATACAGCTGATGATTGGTTTACCACAATCAACAGATGAAAATGATTATGAAACAGCTGTGAAAGCACTAAGTATGAAACCTGATATGGTAAGAATATATCCTACTTTAGTAATAAAAAATACTAAAATGGAGAAAATGTTTTTAGATGGAGAGTATTTACCATTATCACTAGAGGGAGCAATAGAGAGAACTAGAAAGATATATGCTCTTTTGGAAAGTAATAATATAAATATAATCAGAGTTGGCTTACAACCAAGTGAGGATTTAAGAGAGGATGGAGTAGTATTAAGTGGTCCATTTCATCCAGCTTTTAGAGAGTTAGTTGAAACAGAAATTTATTATGATTTTTTAAAGAAAATTATAGCTGAAGAGAGAAAATTAGAAATAATAGCAAATGAAAAAGATATATCTAAAATCGTTGGAATAAAAAAAGCAAATAGAGTAAGACTAAAAGAATATTTTAATATAAAGATAGATAATTCGATTGAAAAAGATAATATAGTTGTAAATGGAAAAAAATATTCTAGGTTAGATGTACTTAGAGGAGAGTTAAAATAG
- the fabF gene encoding beta-ketoacyl-ACP synthase II: MNRVVVTGIGLITALGTGIEKSWRRIVAGETGVGRIESYDSTDMPVQIAAEVKDFDAVEFGIEKKEVKKLARNTQFAIAATKMALEDSKLVIDENNAEDIGVIVSSGIGGIEIFEAQHQTMMEKGVKRISPFTIPAMIANMASGNIGIYFGAKGPNKSVVTACAAGTHSVGDAFEMIKNGRAKVMIAGGTEASITPFAMNAFANMKALSTRNDEPTKASRPFSADRDGFVMGEGAGILILEELEHAKARGAKIYAEVIGYGETCDAYHITAPADGGEGAARAFKMALKEGNIALEDVTYINAHGTSTPANDRNETAAIKSVFGEHAKDLMVSSTKGATGHGLGAAGGIEAVIIAKAISEGIIPPTINYDNPDAECDLNYVPNKAIEKEINVAMSSSLGFGGHNAVIAMKKFK, from the coding sequence GTGAATAGAGTAGTAGTTACAGGAATAGGACTAATAACTGCACTAGGAACAGGAATTGAAAAAAGTTGGAGAAGAATAGTTGCTGGGGAAACAGGAGTAGGAAGAATAGAGTCGTATGATTCAACTGATATGCCAGTGCAAATAGCAGCAGAGGTAAAGGATTTTGATGCTGTTGAATTTGGAATTGAGAAAAAAGAGGTAAAGAAATTAGCAAGAAATACTCAATTTGCTATAGCAGCAACAAAAATGGCATTAGAGGATTCTAAATTAGTAATAGATGAAAATAATGCTGAAGATATTGGAGTAATTGTATCTTCTGGTATAGGAGGAATAGAAATATTTGAAGCTCAACATCAAACTATGATGGAAAAAGGAGTAAAAAGAATATCTCCATTTACTATTCCAGCAATGATAGCTAATATGGCATCTGGTAATATAGGAATTTATTTTGGGGCAAAAGGACCAAATAAATCAGTTGTTACAGCTTGTGCTGCAGGAACTCACTCAGTTGGAGATGCTTTTGAAATGATAAAAAATGGAAGAGCAAAGGTTATGATAGCAGGAGGAACAGAGGCTTCAATAACTCCATTTGCTATGAACGCTTTTGCAAATATGAAAGCATTATCTACAAGAAATGATGAGCCTACAAAAGCTTCTAGACCATTTAGTGCAGATAGAGATGGATTTGTAATGGGAGAGGGAGCAGGAATATTAATTCTTGAAGAATTAGAACATGCGAAAGCTAGAGGAGCAAAGATATATGCTGAAGTAATAGGATATGGAGAAACTTGTGATGCTTACCATATAACAGCTCCAGCAGATGGTGGAGAGGGAGCAGCAAGAGCATTTAAAATGGCTCTTAAAGAGGGAAATATAGCTCTTGAAGATGTAACATATATCAATGCTCATGGGACATCAACACCGGCAAATGATAGAAATGAAACAGCAGCTATAAAATCAGTATTTGGAGAGCACGCTAAAGATTTAATGGTATCTTCAACTAAGGGAGCAACAGGGCATGGACTAGGTGCAGCTGGAGGAATAGAGGCTGTAATAATAGCTAAAGCTATATCAGAAGGAATTATTCCACCAACAATAAACTATGATAATCCAGATGCAGAATGTGACTTAAATTATGTACCAAATAAAGCTATAGAGAAAGAGATAAATGTAGCGATGTCAAGTTCATTAGGATTTGGAGGACATAACGCTGTAATAGCTATGAAAAAGTTTAAATAG
- the rnc gene encoding ribonuclease III encodes MKKNYLDFEKNLGYSFKNKELLKNSLIHRSFGNEHRRYKKISNERLELLGDAVLDLVVTEYLYKSYADSTEGDLAKVKSMVVSEPVLAGISKKLEVGKYLLLSRGEELTGGRERSSILGDAFEAILGAIYMDSNFETAKKFVLTHIKDAIDHVDSNEDILDFKTILQEYSQKTYKVIPEYSVIREIGPDHQKIFEIEVKINNGIDKEETESGTGKNKKTAEQAAAKSLCKKLGVKIHEAL; translated from the coding sequence ATGAAGAAGAACTACTTGGATTTCGAAAAAAATCTAGGGTATTCTTTTAAAAATAAAGAACTTCTAAAAAATTCACTTATTCATCGTTCTTTTGGAAATGAGCATAGAAGATATAAAAAGATAAGTAATGAGAGACTAGAACTGCTTGGTGATGCAGTTCTAGATCTTGTTGTTACTGAATATTTGTATAAAAGTTATGCTGATTCAACTGAGGGAGATTTAGCTAAGGTAAAGTCAATGGTAGTAAGTGAACCAGTATTAGCAGGAATATCTAAAAAGTTAGAGGTAGGAAAATATCTTTTACTTAGTAGAGGAGAGGAGCTAACTGGAGGAAGAGAGAGAAGTTCAATTTTAGGAGATGCCTTTGAAGCTATTTTAGGTGCTATATATATGGATTCAAATTTTGAAACAGCTAAAAAATTTGTACTAACACATATAAAAGATGCAATTGATCATGTAGATAGTAATGAAGATATTTTAGATTTTAAAACAATATTACAAGAGTATAGCCAAAAAACATATAAGGTTATTCCAGAGTATTCTGTAATTAGAGAGATAGGTCCAGATCATCAAAAAATATTTGAGATAGAGGTAAAAATTAATAATGGTATAGATAAAGAAGAGACAGAAAGTGGAACTGGAAAAAATAAGAAAACAGCAGAGCAAGCAGCGGCTAAGTCTCTTTGTAAAAAGTTAGGAGTAAAGATTCATGAAGCACTATAA